One Numenius arquata chromosome 9, bNumArq3.hap1.1, whole genome shotgun sequence DNA window includes the following coding sequences:
- the LOC141468885 gene encoding glutathione S-transferase-like yields the protein MSGKPKLHYCNTRGRMESIRWLLAAAGVEFEECFLETKDDLTKLQKDGSLLFQQVPMVEIDGMKMVQSRAIANYIAAKYNLYGKDLKERALIDMYVEAIIDLNELLMTYTFQPADKKEQHLATIVDKATNRYFPVYEKVLKDHGQDFLVGNRFSRADVQLLETLLMAEECKPDILAKFPLLQSFKARTSNIPTIKKFLQPGSQRKPPLQEKDLPKLMKIFH from the exons ATGTCTGGGAAACCCAAGCTGCACTACTGCAACACACGAGGCCGAATGGAATCAATACGGTGGCTCCTCGCAGCAGCCGGGGTTGAG TTTGAAGAATGTTTTCTGGAAACAAAGGATGATCTGACAAAGTTACAGAAGG ATGGATCCCTGCTGTTTCAGCAAGTGCCCATGGTGGAGATCGATGGGATGAAGATGGTGCAGAGCAGAGCTATTGCCAACTACATAGCAGCAAAGTACAACCTCTACGGGAAGGACCTGAAGGAGAGAGCCCT AATTGATATGTACGTGGAAGCAATAATAGATCTGAATGAATTACTCATGACCTATACCTTCCAACCAGCGGATAAAAAGGAGCAACATTTAGCTACTATTGTGGACAAGGCCACAAACAGATACTTCCCAGTCTATGAGAAG GTTTTGAAAGACCATGGACAAGACTTCCTTGTTGGCAACCGCTTTAGCAGGGCAGATGTGCAATTACTTGAAACTCTTTTAATGGCAGAAGAGTGCAAGCCTGATATACTCGCCAAATTTCCTCTCTTGCAG agTTTTAAAGCAAGAACAAGCAATATCCCTACAATAAAGAAATTCCTGCAGCCCGGCAGCCAGAGGAAACCACCACTACAGGAAAAAGATCTCCCAAAACTGATGAAAATTTTCCATTGA